One genomic segment of Arachis duranensis cultivar V14167 chromosome 4, aradu.V14167.gnm2.J7QH, whole genome shotgun sequence includes these proteins:
- the LOC107482407 gene encoding 15-cis-phytoene desaturase, chloroplastic/chromoplastic, whose protein sequence is MATCISAVNLNYQIAPRTVSKFTSATSSDQTASFSFGASESMGPSLRLALTRAAKSTTTRLLRKKHGSLPLRVFCVDYPRPELENTVNFLEAAFLSSTFRDSPRPAKPLKVVVAGAGLAGLSTAKYLADAGHKPVLLEARDVLGGKVAAWQDEDGDWYETGLHIFFGAYPNVQNLFGELGINDRLQWKEHSMIFAMPSKPGEFSRFDFPEALPAPLNGILAILRNNEMLTWPEKVKFAIGLLPAMLGGQSYVEAQDGLSVKDWMRKQGVPDRVTDEVFIAMSKALNFINPDELSMQCILIALNRFLQEKHGSKMAFLDGNPPERLCMPIVDHIQSLGGEVHLNSRIQKIDLNDDGTVKSFLLNNGKVIEGDAYVFATPVDILKLLVPNNWKEIPYFQRLEKLVGVPVINVHIWFDRKLKNTYDHLLFSRSPLLSVYADMSVTCKEYYNPNQSMLELVFAPAEEWVSRSDEDIIAATMSELAKLFPDEICADQTKAKIVKYHVVKTPRSVYKTVPNCEPCRPIQRSPIEGFYLAGDYTKQKYLASMEGAVLSGKLCAQAIVQDSELLAARSQKAVAQASVI, encoded by the exons ATGGCCACGTGTATATCTGCTGTGAACTTGAATTACCAAATTGCCCCAAGAACCGTTTCGAAATTCACTTCTGCGACGAGCTCGGACCAAACGGCGTCGTTCTCGTTTGGCGCCAGCGAGTCGATGGGACCGAGTCTCAGACTCGCTTTGACTCGTGCTGCTAAGAGCACCACCACTAGGTTGTTGAGGAAGAAGCATGGCTCTCTTCCGTTGCGAGTGTTTTGCGTCGATTACCCTCGGCCGGAGCTTGAGAACACCGTGAATTTCCTCGAAGCAGCGTTCTTGTCTTCGACTTTTCGTGATTCACCACGACCGGCGAAACCGTTGAAGGTCGTTGTTGCTGGAGCAG GATTGGCTGGTTTATCGACTGCAAAATATTTGGCGGATGCTGGTCACAAGCCTGTATTACTGGAGGCAAGAGATGTTCTAGGTGGAAAG GTTGCTGCATGGCAAGATGAAGATGGAGACTGGTATGAGACAGGCCTGCATATATTTT TTGGGGCATACCCTAATGTGCAGAATCTATTTGGAGAACTTGGTATTAATGATCGGTTACAATGGAAGGAACATTCTATGATTTTTGCAATGCCAAGTAAACCTGGAGAATTTAGTCGATTTGATTTTCCTGAAGCCCTACCAGCTCCACTAAATG GAATATTGGCAATATTGAGGAACAATGAGATGCTTACTTGGCCAGAAAAAGTCAAGTTTGCAATTGGGCTTCTGCCAGCTATGCTTGGTGGTCAGTCTTATGTTGAAGCTCAAGATGGCCTTTCTGTTAAAGATTGGATGAGAAAGCAG GGTGTACCTGATCGAGTAACTGATGAGGTGTTCATAGCCATGTCAAAGGCACTAAATTTCATCAACCCGGATGAACTTTCAATGCAATGTATATTGATTGCCTTAAACCGATTTCTTCAG GAAAAGCATGGTTCTAAAATGGCCTTTTTGGATGGTAATCCCCCTGAAAGACTTTGTATGCCTATTGTTGATCATATTCAATCCTTGGGTGGTGAAGTTCATCTAAATTCTCGCATTCAAAAGATCGATCTAAATGATGATGGCACTGTGAAGAGCTTCTTGCTAAATAATGGGAAGGTGATTGAAGGGGATGCTTATGTGTTTGCAACTCCAG TTGATATTCTGAAGCTTCTTGTGCCTAACAATTGGAAAGAGATTCCATATTTCCAAAGATTGGAGAAACTAGTAGGAGTCCCGGTTATAAATGTTCATATATG GTTTGACAGAAAACTGAAGAACACATATGATCATCTTCTCTTCAGCAG AAGTCCACTTTTGAGTGTATATGCTGACATGTCAgtaacttgtaag GAATATTATAACCCAAACCAGTCTATGTTGGAGTTGGTTTTTGCACCTGCTGAAGAATGGGTTTCTCGAAGTGATGAAGACATCATTGCTGCTACGATGTCTGAACTTGCCAAACTGTTCCCTGATGAAATTTGTGCAGACCAGACAAAAGCAAAGATTGTTAAGTACCATGTTGTTAAAACACCCAG GTCGGTTTACAAAACTGTTCCAAATTGTGAACCTTGTCGTCCCATACAACGATCTCCTATAGAAGGTTTCTATTTAGCTGGAGATtacacaaaacaaaaatatttagctTCAATGGAAGGTGCTGTTCTGTCAGGGAAGCTATGTGCACAGGCTATTGTACAG
- the LOC107482408 gene encoding pentatricopeptide repeat-containing protein At4g31850, chloroplastic isoform X1 yields the protein MVILILCSSTMCSSSMLYCCAFADTNVYLLSNNGFLGGSSSVKVKILTNGSSLNQKKLGRRQVGLHAFGTKCAHEVVVENHKRKTGVSSEEVIGVLKSILDPNSALSYFKMVAQLPNILHTTEACNYMLELLRARMRIQDMVFVFDVMQKQVINRNLNTYLTIFKALSVKGGIRQAPFALGKMREAGFILNAYSYNGLIHLLLQPGFCREALEVYRRMISEGLQPSMKTYSALMVALGKKRDTRTIMDLLEEMKTLGLRPNMYTYTICIRALGRVGKIDDACAILREMDDEGCGPDVVTYTVLIDALCNAGKLDKAEELYTKMRESHHKPDRITYSTLIDKFSNCGNLDMVKRFWREMEADGYEPDVVSYTTFIDALCKSGSIDQAFAMLETMKMKGTSPNLHTYNTLISGLLKRKRLNEALELFDNMESLGVEPTAYSYVLFIDYYGKSGDPGKALETFETMKNRGIAPSIVACNVSLYSLAEMGRIREANDIFNDLYNCGLSPDSVTYNMMMKCYSKAGQIDKAIELLDEMISNGCEPDIIMVNSLIYMLYKADRVDEAWEMFGRLKDLKLAPTVVTYNTLLAGLGKEGKVEKVLELFGSMTESGCPPNTITFNTLLDCLCKNDAVDLALKMLCRMTMMNCSHDVLTYNAIIYGLIKEDRVSYAFWFFHQMKKSLYPDLVTLCTLLPGVVRYGMIEDAIKIVMEFVYQAGLEKGKQSLEELMESILVEAKIEDAILFAERLVSASGFQDDCVILPLIKASCKRMKILDAKKLFDKFTKTLGVRPTVESYNCLMDGVLGSKMTEKAWDLFVEMKDAGCHPNIFTYNLLLDAHGKSGRIDELLELFNELQSRGCQPNAITHNIIISALVKSNSINKALDLYYELISGDFSPTPCTYGPLIDGLLKSGRFEEAMKIFEEMLDYQCKPNSAIFNILINGFGKAGKIDVACDMFKRMVKEGIRPDLKSYTILVECLCLAGRIDDAVYYFEELKSTGLDPDRVSYNLMINGLGRSRRLDNALSLFGEMKCRGISPDLYTYNALILHLGIIGEVDLAGKMYEELQARGLEPNVFTYNALIRGHSLSGNKDRAFNVYKKMMVQGCSPNRQTFAQLPNKC from the coding sequence ATGGTCATCTTAATACTCTGCTCTTCAACCATGTGTTCTAGCAGTATGTTATATTGCTGTGCCTTCGCTGACACCAATGTCTATCTTCTGAGCAATAATGGGTTCTTGGGCGGAAGCAGTTCTGTGAAAGTGAAGATTTTGACTAATGGGTCTTCGCTAAATCAGAAGAAACTTGGAAGAAGACAAGTGGGTCTtcatgcctttggcacaaagTGTGCACACGAGGTGGTTGTGGAAAATCACAAGAGAAAAACGGGAGTGTCCTCTGAAGAAGTTATTGGAGTTCTGAAGTCTATTTTGGATCCAAATTCTGCTCTTTCCTACTTCAAGATGGTTGCTCAGTTGCCGAATATTTTGCATACCACTGAAGCATGCAATTACATGCTTGAGTTGTTGAGGGCTCGCATGAGGATTCAGGATATGGTCTTTGTCTTTGATGTAATGCAAAAGCAAGTTATTAATCGAAATTTGAATACGTATCTCACTATATTTAAGGCTCTTTCAGTTAAAGGTGGGATTCGGCAAGCGCCATTTGCACTTGGAAAGATGAGGGAAGCTGGTTTCATCCTGAATGCTTATTCATATAATGGGCTGATCCATTTACTACTCCAACCTGGGTTTTGTAGAGAGGCTTTGGAGGTTTATAGAAGAATGATCTCGGAAGGGCTTCAGCCTAGCATGAAGACATACTCAGCACTGATGGTAGCACTAGGGAAGAAAAGGGATACCAGAACCATTATGGATTTGTTGGAAGAGATGAAAACTTTGGGATTGAGGCCAAATATGTACACATATACCATATGCATTAGAGCACTTGGTAGGGTAGGGAAAATTGATGATGCCTGTGCTATTTTAAGGGAAATGGATGATGAAGGATGCGGGCCTGATGTTGTCACATATACAGTTCTGATTGATGCTCTTTGTAATGCGGGGAAGCTTGATAAGGCCGAGGAATTATATACAAAGATGAGAGAGAGCCATCACAAACCTGATCGGATAACATATAGTACTTTGATCGACAAGTTCAGTAACTGTGGCAACTTGGATATGGTGAAAAGATTCTGGAGGGAGATGGAAGCTGATGGTTATGAACCTGACGTGGTTTCCTACACAACATTCATTGATGCTTTATGCAAATCTGGGAGCATTGATCAGGCCTTTGCTATGTTAGAAACGATGAAGATGAAAGGAACTTCTCCAAATCTTCATACTTACAACACTTTGATCTCTGGACTTTTGAAGAGGAAAAGATTAAATGAGGCATTAGAACTTTTCGATAATATGGAATCTTTGGGCGTTGAACCTACTGCTTATTCATATGTTCTGTTCATCGACTATTATGGAAAGTCCGGTGATCCAGGAAAAGCTCTTGAGACCTTTGAAACGATGAAAAATAGAGGAATTGCGCCTAGTATAGTAGCATGTAATGTATCTTTATATAGTCTTGCAGAAATGGGTAGGATCAGAGAAGCAAATGATATATTCAACGATCTTTACAACTGCGGACTTTCACCAGATTCAGTAACCTATAATATGATGATGAAGTGCTATAGCAAAGCAGGGCAAATAGACAAAGCCATAGAGCTTTTGGATGAGATGATAAGCAATGGGTGTGAACCAGATATAATTATGGTTAATTCGTTAATTTATATGCTTTACAAGGCCGATCGAGTTGATGAGGCATGGGAAATGTTTGGGAGACTGAAGGATTTGAAGCTGGCTCCGACGGTAGTGACATACAATACTCTACTTGCTGGCTTGGGGAAAGAAGGAAAAGTCGAAAAGGTTCTTGAACTGTTTGGGAGTATGACAGAGTCTGGATGTCCTCCAAACACAATAACTTTCAACACACTCCTTGATTGTCTTTGCAAGAACGATGCAGTTGATTTGGCGTTGAAAATGCTATGCAGAATGACGATGATGAACTGTAGTCATGATGTTCTGACTTATAACGCCATCATTTATGGGTTGATCAAAGAAGACAGAGTTAGTTATGCATTCTGGTTTTTCCATCAGATGAAGAAATCTCTCTACCCTGATCTTGTAACTTTGTGCACCCTCCTTCCTGGTGTTGTACGGTATGGAATGATAGAGGATGCTATCAAGATTGTCATGGAATTTGTTTATCAGGCAGGTTTAGAGAAAGGCAAACAATCCTTGGAAGAACTAATGGAATCCATTTTAGTTGAAGCGAAAATTGAAGATGCCATTCTATTTGCCGAAAGATTGGTAAGTGCTTCTGGTTTCCAGGATGATTGTGTAATATTACCTCTAATTAAAGCCTCGTGTAAGCGGATGAAGATCCTTGatgctaaaaaattatttgataagtTCACCAAAACTTTGGGAGTTCGCCCAACCGTTGAATCATATAATTGCTTGATGGATGGGGTTCTTGGATCTAAAATGACTGAAAAAGCTTGGGATCTTTTTGTGGAGATGAAGGATGCAGGTTGCCATCCAAATATTTTCACGTATAACTTGCTGCTCGATGCTCATGGTAAATCTGGGAGGATTGATGAACTCCTTGAACTTTTCAATGAGCTGCAGAGTAGGGGATGCCAGCCTAATGCCATAACCCATAACATTATCATCTCTGCGCTTGTGAAATCTAATAGCATCAATAAGGCATTAGATTTGTATTATGAGCTTATAAGTGGTGATTTCTCTCCCACTCCCTGCACTTATGGACCTCTTATAGATGGACTTTTAAAGAGCGGGAGATTTGAGGAAGCAATGAAGATCTTTGAGGAGATGTTAGACTATCAATGCAAGCCAAACAGTGCTATCTTCAATATTCTCATCAATGGATTTGGGAAAGCTGGAAAAATTGATGTTGCTTGTGATATGTTCAAGAGGATGGTTAAAGAGGGAATAAGGCCAGACCTAAAGTCTTACACAATTCTTGTAGAGTGCCTATGCTTGGCCGGAAGAATCGACGATGCCGTGTACTACTTTGAGGAACTAAAGTCAACTGGCCTTGATCCTGATAGAGTTTCGTACAATCTTATGATCAATGGGCTTGGAAGATCACGCAGGTTGGACaatgctctttctctttttggcGAAATGAAGTGTAGGGGAATTTCTCCTGATCTTTACACTTACAATGCATTGATTCTCCATCTTGGGATCATTGGAGAGGTGGACCTAGCCGGAAAGATGTACGAGGAACTGCAAGCAAGGGGTCTGGAACCTAATGTCTTCACTTATAATGCTCTCATTCGAGGGCATAGTTTGTCAGGAAACAAAGACAGAGCTTTCAATGTCTACAAGAAGATGATGGTACAGGGTTGCAGCCCCAACAGACAAACCTTTGCTCAACTTCCTAATAAATGCTGA
- the LOC107482408 gene encoding pentatricopeptide repeat-containing protein At4g31850, chloroplastic isoform X2 has translation MLYCCAFADTNVYLLSNNGFLGGSSSVKVKILTNGSSLNQKKLGRRQVGLHAFGTKCAHEVVVENHKRKTGVSSEEVIGVLKSILDPNSALSYFKMVAQLPNILHTTEACNYMLELLRARMRIQDMVFVFDVMQKQVINRNLNTYLTIFKALSVKGGIRQAPFALGKMREAGFILNAYSYNGLIHLLLQPGFCREALEVYRRMISEGLQPSMKTYSALMVALGKKRDTRTIMDLLEEMKTLGLRPNMYTYTICIRALGRVGKIDDACAILREMDDEGCGPDVVTYTVLIDALCNAGKLDKAEELYTKMRESHHKPDRITYSTLIDKFSNCGNLDMVKRFWREMEADGYEPDVVSYTTFIDALCKSGSIDQAFAMLETMKMKGTSPNLHTYNTLISGLLKRKRLNEALELFDNMESLGVEPTAYSYVLFIDYYGKSGDPGKALETFETMKNRGIAPSIVACNVSLYSLAEMGRIREANDIFNDLYNCGLSPDSVTYNMMMKCYSKAGQIDKAIELLDEMISNGCEPDIIMVNSLIYMLYKADRVDEAWEMFGRLKDLKLAPTVVTYNTLLAGLGKEGKVEKVLELFGSMTESGCPPNTITFNTLLDCLCKNDAVDLALKMLCRMTMMNCSHDVLTYNAIIYGLIKEDRVSYAFWFFHQMKKSLYPDLVTLCTLLPGVVRYGMIEDAIKIVMEFVYQAGLEKGKQSLEELMESILVEAKIEDAILFAERLVSASGFQDDCVILPLIKASCKRMKILDAKKLFDKFTKTLGVRPTVESYNCLMDGVLGSKMTEKAWDLFVEMKDAGCHPNIFTYNLLLDAHGKSGRIDELLELFNELQSRGCQPNAITHNIIISALVKSNSINKALDLYYELISGDFSPTPCTYGPLIDGLLKSGRFEEAMKIFEEMLDYQCKPNSAIFNILINGFGKAGKIDVACDMFKRMVKEGIRPDLKSYTILVECLCLAGRIDDAVYYFEELKSTGLDPDRVSYNLMINGLGRSRRLDNALSLFGEMKCRGISPDLYTYNALILHLGIIGEVDLAGKMYEELQARGLEPNVFTYNALIRGHSLSGNKDRAFNVYKKMMVQGCSPNRQTFAQLPNKC, from the coding sequence ATGTTATATTGCTGTGCCTTCGCTGACACCAATGTCTATCTTCTGAGCAATAATGGGTTCTTGGGCGGAAGCAGTTCTGTGAAAGTGAAGATTTTGACTAATGGGTCTTCGCTAAATCAGAAGAAACTTGGAAGAAGACAAGTGGGTCTtcatgcctttggcacaaagTGTGCACACGAGGTGGTTGTGGAAAATCACAAGAGAAAAACGGGAGTGTCCTCTGAAGAAGTTATTGGAGTTCTGAAGTCTATTTTGGATCCAAATTCTGCTCTTTCCTACTTCAAGATGGTTGCTCAGTTGCCGAATATTTTGCATACCACTGAAGCATGCAATTACATGCTTGAGTTGTTGAGGGCTCGCATGAGGATTCAGGATATGGTCTTTGTCTTTGATGTAATGCAAAAGCAAGTTATTAATCGAAATTTGAATACGTATCTCACTATATTTAAGGCTCTTTCAGTTAAAGGTGGGATTCGGCAAGCGCCATTTGCACTTGGAAAGATGAGGGAAGCTGGTTTCATCCTGAATGCTTATTCATATAATGGGCTGATCCATTTACTACTCCAACCTGGGTTTTGTAGAGAGGCTTTGGAGGTTTATAGAAGAATGATCTCGGAAGGGCTTCAGCCTAGCATGAAGACATACTCAGCACTGATGGTAGCACTAGGGAAGAAAAGGGATACCAGAACCATTATGGATTTGTTGGAAGAGATGAAAACTTTGGGATTGAGGCCAAATATGTACACATATACCATATGCATTAGAGCACTTGGTAGGGTAGGGAAAATTGATGATGCCTGTGCTATTTTAAGGGAAATGGATGATGAAGGATGCGGGCCTGATGTTGTCACATATACAGTTCTGATTGATGCTCTTTGTAATGCGGGGAAGCTTGATAAGGCCGAGGAATTATATACAAAGATGAGAGAGAGCCATCACAAACCTGATCGGATAACATATAGTACTTTGATCGACAAGTTCAGTAACTGTGGCAACTTGGATATGGTGAAAAGATTCTGGAGGGAGATGGAAGCTGATGGTTATGAACCTGACGTGGTTTCCTACACAACATTCATTGATGCTTTATGCAAATCTGGGAGCATTGATCAGGCCTTTGCTATGTTAGAAACGATGAAGATGAAAGGAACTTCTCCAAATCTTCATACTTACAACACTTTGATCTCTGGACTTTTGAAGAGGAAAAGATTAAATGAGGCATTAGAACTTTTCGATAATATGGAATCTTTGGGCGTTGAACCTACTGCTTATTCATATGTTCTGTTCATCGACTATTATGGAAAGTCCGGTGATCCAGGAAAAGCTCTTGAGACCTTTGAAACGATGAAAAATAGAGGAATTGCGCCTAGTATAGTAGCATGTAATGTATCTTTATATAGTCTTGCAGAAATGGGTAGGATCAGAGAAGCAAATGATATATTCAACGATCTTTACAACTGCGGACTTTCACCAGATTCAGTAACCTATAATATGATGATGAAGTGCTATAGCAAAGCAGGGCAAATAGACAAAGCCATAGAGCTTTTGGATGAGATGATAAGCAATGGGTGTGAACCAGATATAATTATGGTTAATTCGTTAATTTATATGCTTTACAAGGCCGATCGAGTTGATGAGGCATGGGAAATGTTTGGGAGACTGAAGGATTTGAAGCTGGCTCCGACGGTAGTGACATACAATACTCTACTTGCTGGCTTGGGGAAAGAAGGAAAAGTCGAAAAGGTTCTTGAACTGTTTGGGAGTATGACAGAGTCTGGATGTCCTCCAAACACAATAACTTTCAACACACTCCTTGATTGTCTTTGCAAGAACGATGCAGTTGATTTGGCGTTGAAAATGCTATGCAGAATGACGATGATGAACTGTAGTCATGATGTTCTGACTTATAACGCCATCATTTATGGGTTGATCAAAGAAGACAGAGTTAGTTATGCATTCTGGTTTTTCCATCAGATGAAGAAATCTCTCTACCCTGATCTTGTAACTTTGTGCACCCTCCTTCCTGGTGTTGTACGGTATGGAATGATAGAGGATGCTATCAAGATTGTCATGGAATTTGTTTATCAGGCAGGTTTAGAGAAAGGCAAACAATCCTTGGAAGAACTAATGGAATCCATTTTAGTTGAAGCGAAAATTGAAGATGCCATTCTATTTGCCGAAAGATTGGTAAGTGCTTCTGGTTTCCAGGATGATTGTGTAATATTACCTCTAATTAAAGCCTCGTGTAAGCGGATGAAGATCCTTGatgctaaaaaattatttgataagtTCACCAAAACTTTGGGAGTTCGCCCAACCGTTGAATCATATAATTGCTTGATGGATGGGGTTCTTGGATCTAAAATGACTGAAAAAGCTTGGGATCTTTTTGTGGAGATGAAGGATGCAGGTTGCCATCCAAATATTTTCACGTATAACTTGCTGCTCGATGCTCATGGTAAATCTGGGAGGATTGATGAACTCCTTGAACTTTTCAATGAGCTGCAGAGTAGGGGATGCCAGCCTAATGCCATAACCCATAACATTATCATCTCTGCGCTTGTGAAATCTAATAGCATCAATAAGGCATTAGATTTGTATTATGAGCTTATAAGTGGTGATTTCTCTCCCACTCCCTGCACTTATGGACCTCTTATAGATGGACTTTTAAAGAGCGGGAGATTTGAGGAAGCAATGAAGATCTTTGAGGAGATGTTAGACTATCAATGCAAGCCAAACAGTGCTATCTTCAATATTCTCATCAATGGATTTGGGAAAGCTGGAAAAATTGATGTTGCTTGTGATATGTTCAAGAGGATGGTTAAAGAGGGAATAAGGCCAGACCTAAAGTCTTACACAATTCTTGTAGAGTGCCTATGCTTGGCCGGAAGAATCGACGATGCCGTGTACTACTTTGAGGAACTAAAGTCAACTGGCCTTGATCCTGATAGAGTTTCGTACAATCTTATGATCAATGGGCTTGGAAGATCACGCAGGTTGGACaatgctctttctctttttggcGAAATGAAGTGTAGGGGAATTTCTCCTGATCTTTACACTTACAATGCATTGATTCTCCATCTTGGGATCATTGGAGAGGTGGACCTAGCCGGAAAGATGTACGAGGAACTGCAAGCAAGGGGTCTGGAACCTAATGTCTTCACTTATAATGCTCTCATTCGAGGGCATAGTTTGTCAGGAAACAAAGACAGAGCTTTCAATGTCTACAAGAAGATGATGGTACAGGGTTGCAGCCCCAACAGACAAACCTTTGCTCAACTTCCTAATAAATGCTGA